One genomic window of Diospyros lotus cultivar Yz01 chromosome 8, ASM1463336v1, whole genome shotgun sequence includes the following:
- the LOC127807731 gene encoding U-box domain-containing protein 28-like yields MVRENKLFVTVPSFFRCPISMDVMKSPVSLCTGVTYDRSSIQAWLDTGHNTCPATMQVLPSTDFVPNLTLRRLIETWSQSPPPLVSPSSASMKKMLDSIKDVGRATGNRSESLSRIADFASRSEENREFLSSVEGFIATVVGVLRNASEIEMLESAMTVLDLVASETRAREQLHRLILDGSGDCLSPFVSALQRGSSNLRVRSARVLESIAFDSESRRLITEKQGLLYQMYRLASSETDMPAAKAGLSCLIAVSASRPVKKELVRLGIVRTAGQILSRSEADGQVIDKAMKMLEMVSTCAEGRAAIGGDKRCVVAIVRRLMKGSREATENGVAVLWSVCYLSRDGEARETAMKINGLAKVLLVMQSDCSGMARKMGGDLVKLFRVNSKSCLASYQTKTTHIMPY; encoded by the coding sequence ATGGTGAGAGAAAACAAGCTGTTCGTGACGGTTCCGAGCTTCTTCAGGTGTCCGATATCGATGGACGTGATGAAGTCGCCGGTGAGCCTCTGCACCGGCGTCACCTACGACAGGTCCAGCATCCAGGCCTGGCTCGACACCGGCCACAACACCTGCCCCGCCACCATGCAGGTCCTTCCCTCCACCGACTTCGTTCCCAACCTCACCCTCCGCCGTCTCATTGAGACCTGGTCTCAATCCCCGCCGCCTCTCGTTTCTCCTTCTTCTGCCTCCATGAAGAAAATGCTGGACTCGATCAAGGACGTTGGGAGAGCTACCGGAAACAGGTCGGAGTCGCTCTCGCGGATCGCCGATTTCGCCAGTCGCTCCGAGGAGAACCGCGAGTTTCTGTCGAGTGTCGAGGGATTTATTGCGACTGTTGTTGGCGTTCTGAGGAATGCCAGTGAGATCGAAATGTTGGAATCTGCTATGACGGTCTTGGATTTGGTTGCATCTGAAACAAGAGCCAGAGAACAGCTTCATAGACTGATTCTTGACGGAAGTGGAGATTGTTTGTCTCCGTTCGTTTCGGCTCTCCAGAGAGGCAGTTCGAATTTGAGAGTCAGGTCAGCTAGAGTTTTGGAGTCAATCGCGTTCGATTCCGAGTCTCGACGCCTAATCACGGAAAAGCAAGGGCTGTTGTACCAAATGTACCGTTTGGCAAGCTCCGAGACCGATATGCCGGCGGCGAAGGCAGGCTTGTCGTGCCTGATAGCCGTGTCCGCATCCAGACCGGTGAAGAAGGAACTCGTCCGGTTAGGAATCGTGCGAACCGCAGGGCAGATCCTCTCCAGATCGGAGGCGGATGGACAGGTAATCGACAAGGCAATGAAGATGCTGGAGATGGTGTCGACGTGCGCGGAGGGACGGGCGGCGATAGGCGGAGACAAGAGGTGCGTGGTGGCGATCGTGAGGAGACTGATGAAGGGGTCGAGGGAGGCGACCGAGAACGGGGTGGCGGTGCTGTGGAGCGTCTGCTATCTGTCGCGCGACGGGGAGGCTCGGGAGACGGCGATGAAGATCAACGGCTTGGCCAAGGTTTTGTTGGTGATGCAGAGCGATTGCTCCGGGATGGCCAGGAAGATGGGCGGTGATTTGGTGAAGCTGTTCCGAGTCAACTCGAAGTCTTGCCTGGCGAGTTATCAGACTAAGACCACCCATATCATGCCGTATTGA
- the LOC127808203 gene encoding protein MKS1-like, giving the protein MDPQAPDFSAGKSPRRELQGPRPTPLRVSKDSHKIRKPPIAPLPQHPSQPPPYQPRPPVIIYTVSPKVIHTDPSEFMTLVQRLTGSGSSGTSSSNPSSSSDFPDSSVGGAISPAARFASIEKTKSPEKKIKPQGGDMGVEIISTEVERSSLFPGILSPGPASLPPIPASFFSPPADPNPLGFFHDLSPVFQGNKNYLETSFMPSPSYFLSPNTPSLDIFNNFFDI; this is encoded by the coding sequence ATGGACCCGCAGGCACCGGACTTCTCCGCCGGGAAGTCGCCCCGAAGGGAGCTCCAGGGGCCCCGGCCGACGCCTCTCCGGGTCAGCAAGGACTCCCACAAGATCCGTAAGCCGCCGATAGCCCCGCTGCCGCAGCACCCCTCTCAGCCGCCTCCCTACCAGCCACGGCCGCCGGTCATTATCTACACCGTCTCGCCGAAGGTGATCCACACCGACCCAAGCGAGTTCATGACGCTGGTGCAGCGCCTCACCGGCTCCGGTTCTTCGggtacttcttcttctaatccttcttcctcttccgaCTTCCCTGACAGCTCCGTCGGCGGGGCAATATCGCCGGCTGCCCGCTTCGCTTCCATAGAAAAGACGAagtcgccggagaagaagatCAAGCCACAAGGTGGCGATATGGGCGTGGAGATAATTAGCACGGAAGTAGAGAGGAGTAGCTTGTTCCCGGGGATTCTATCGCCGGGTCCGGCGTCTCTCCCGCCAATTCCGGCTAGCTTCTTCTCGCCGCCGGCCGATCCAAATCCTCTCGGTTTCTTCCACGATCTGAGCCCCGTGTTTCAGGGCAACAAGAATTATTTAGAGACCAGTTTCATGCCAAGCCCTTCATATTTTCTTTCACCCAATACTCCATCTCTAGACATTTTCAACAATTTCTTTGACATTTGA